The Pagrus major chromosome 5, Pma_NU_1.0 genomic sequence actgaaaactaaaatctcttggttttaaagcaacattatgtaactttacCTTAAAGTAACAGcctcaaaatcatgttgatggtacaatatcttgtaatagggtgaatggtgtctctgtctcagccactcgaCCCCCCAtaacttgtttctgcactgtgtaacttcaatgagagggtaggatcacagcgttacatacatgtctCCAAGTCTTCAACACATATTGTTGTTGTGACTTAAGgaattttgtttgtatttagcACCTACATTCaactgacaaattgttacagacttTGTATTCATGACAGAGGTGTTGCAGTCAGAAACAAATCGCACAAAAttccaatttctacataatgttgcttacTCTAAGtgttaaaactgttaaaacttgtagacttttttctttcttcttcttcttcttcttcttcttcttcttcttcttcttcttcttcttcttcttcgtcttcttcctcctctctgtggttATTGGTGGATTGCAAACCAACTGTATGCATTTCCTCACCTCTTGTGTCAGAGTGTGATGCAGTGCTTTTAAAGTCCATGAAAGTAATTTTGCTTTGTATTATCCATATTTACTGGCTAGAACTTCACCAATACCGACAAACAGCCATTAATATAAATGTCCCAATATCGGGCTGATAATTTATTGGTCTGATATTTATCTTTCATCTCTAGAAAGCATCACTACTTTGGACAACCTTACTGTGCACAATAACAATTCACAGTGCTCCTAAAAActgcaattatttatttttatggatGCACTTCAAATGTAGACATGCAATATTCGTTGATACTCAACCCACTCTGAATGAGTCAGGGAGCAGCACTTGTGCTGTAGCTTACATGAGAGCTTATAGATAGTTATCACTGATCACAGGCTGATACTCCAGAAAGCTGCTTCAGAGGAACGATTCATCATATCAGATAAATACACTCAATTATAGCCAGGGAGAATCACGGACGCACAGTAAAActgcctgtgtctgtgtctgctcttaatatacacacaagcacacgtACATGCcaccacacagccacacacacacacacacacacacacacagtcattattACTTGTTCTTGCAGGACGCGTCATGTCTGATCACTACCTCTCATGTCAGTGAAAACGCTCACACACTCCCATTACCCTGTCAAAACtcatcaatgtgtgtgtgtctcgcaaatgtgacagagagaaaggagagtgagataaaacagaaagaagtgAAAGGCAATTTCACTTCTTTCTTAattccccccccccaccaccaccaccaccaccgctcTCTCGTCCTCATCTCATCACAGCgaggaaaaaaatatgacaGAAGTGTTAATCTCAATTTTGCCATTCCAGCTTTGTTCATTTTCCAGAGCACTGTTATCTCGAGGAAAGATAGACTCCCAAGATGAATATTATGGTTTTCATAAAGTCCTCTTGTAGCGAGGGCCAAGGGGGCAAACCGGGTCAGTTACAAGCAGGAATATTAGattaatattttatatgaaGAGTCtatttcacaacacacacacacaccattcacCTTTAACTATTAATCATCCAACATGCAACTTAGTGTTATTTGTCACATTGCTGATTGACAGGTTTGTCTGAAtcacctgtttttcttttatttggcCCGTTTGCAGTGTATCACATCTGtctggtgctttttttttccccaggcaGAGTCATTGATCATTCTGCACAGGGTCCTGCTATGGAAAGCTGTCACAACCAATTTCGAATCACGAGTGTATGAGGACACCTGCTGGACATTTGTTGACATTGTTTGCATGTGTAATAAGCATCAGAGGAAAGCATAGAATCAGTTAACGTGGCTTGATATGGTTTAGGCTTCATTCACTATTCATCTGGatgtgtgtttatcagctccaaacaagacaaaaacacagcataAATGCAGATTGCCAAGTTTTCTTTATTGACACTCCATCTTCTTTAGTTGTTCATCATAACCTGGAAACACAAATATTCGGTTACCCTAAGCCAACTGGAGGTGCTCCTTCGCAACAGAGTCTAGATGTGTTTGTGCGTCTCCTACCTGGTCGATCCAGCCGTTGAAAGCAGAGACTCTGGTGAAGACGGTGGGCTTCTTCTTGTAGTTGCAACCAAGGCCAGAGACGAAGCTGGCAATGCCATGAACCTCCCAGGCACCATTGGCGTTCTTACAGCTCAGAGGGCCACCGGAGTCGCCCTGGACGCAGAAAGAAAGACTTATGTTTTATTCTCTTGGTGGAGTAACTGGTTGACTGGCAAGGAAGCCTCAACTATGAGAATCAAAATCATTCATAGTTGAAGTATCGTGTGGgcaaaagacacattttttcatctttcttgGTAGCTAGGCAGCAAAAAAATCTTTCCCTCTGATTCCTTAGATGTTTGTATTTGAACACACTCACTGCATTCAAATTCCAGTTTGCTTCACATGCATAATCAAGTACAGAAGCCACAGCAGGTTGTACAAGTTTTACAGTTTAAGTATAATCATTCAGAAagaaataagtgaaaacacaaatgaattttctctttctttttgcacACTCGCACAAAGAAAGTACAAACTTACGTTGCATCCAGCCACGATTCCATCCCCACCGGCACACACCATGGTGGTCCTGACAGCGATACCCCACCAGTCAGACTGGGAGCAGGTGGCATAGTCAGCCACAGGCATCAAAGCCTGCTGCAGCTTATCAGCTATGGGGCCTCCGGctaaaacacacaggcagagtcCATTACCATCATCCACATACACTAGCCGTCTGTCAAATCTGCTTTACAGCATTTCCCCTGAGCGCCAAATTCACAGCCCGACCCAAATTTTCAATTTGGGAGTAATCCTTGAGCAAAAAAGTTTCAACTAAAATCTCAAGCATTTGATTTTCATCCCAACTTTGGAGGCTTCCCTGGGTAACCctaatcacacacactcacacacagctggattTAAATCCAACTGTTGTGCTTTCACCATTACATGAAGACATTTCAGAGGTTctaagctgaaaaaaaaaagtattacagtgacagacacataaacacattacaGTCGACTTACTGTACAGCCTGCCCCATCCAGTGATGTAGCAGGGGTAGAGGTTGGACAGCACAGTTTCAGCAGGAGGGATACATCCCAACTGCACATGGTCAGTCAAAGGCACAGACTCAGACAGCTTGATCAGGGCAATATCATTACtgcaagaaagacaaaagagagcGAGACTTAGGGAGGTGGTTGTTCTGGCAAGCAATTTAAAACGTTCATCCAGAGCCAGAAAGAAGGAGAGCTAGAAAAGATAATGAGAACAAGTGCAATCTGCACTTTTGCAATCTTTCTTATTGTTCTCATGTCTAcagatacaaataaataatctcAATGGCTGATCTTATCTCTCTCATTTGTCCTGCTGCATATTTCAGACTGAACAATACAGTGATATTAGGAAGTTGTGTCCAAGTGCTTGGCCGaactgaataaaaatgtttgagtttATGCCTCAGTCCACTTCCtcgagacagagacagactttAATGTACTCTATGTCGCAGGGGGCGACTCAGGCTGCTCTTTGTACTGTATAATAGTGCTTCTCTTACCCGAAGGCCACAAAGATGGGGTTCCATTTCTCATGGACGACAATCTTCTCAGGCACAATGGCCTTGGAGCCAGCCTCTTCCTCGACCAGGTTGTGTTTGCCCACAAACACCCTGTAGTTGAACTGGGTACTGGGGGAGAGAACAGACTGTTGAGGCCAACCCAAACAGAAGATTTAGAGCGCAGTTCAACAATTTCTTAAGCTCACATTGATTAAAAGTCACAGCAAGATGAGGATTTGACCCAGACAGCGGTCCAAGTGACCTTGAATGTACTTTTTCTTATCAGTGTGACATTTGGGTTGGAAACCTTTGGACCTAATGTCTTGCCCAGTCCTCATTTTAATGAGGGTTAAGCAGGGTTTAGGGTCCAGAATTTGGCAAGTAGTCTGGTGCCGAGTTAGGACAGTACATTTACCAGAAGGTCTGTGTGTATTTGACTTGTAGATGTGGGAAtctgtggttgtgtttttgtctttgtgtgtttatgctcGTACTTGATGCAGTGAGCAGCAGTCATGACCCAGTTGGCAGCAATCAGAGATCCCCCACAAGTGTGCCTCCACTCACCGTCCCTCTCATACTGCAGAGAGATCTGGAGACAAGAAAAAGGACAACATAGCAGAAACTGTGAGAGGCAGGTCATGGATGTGTAAGATGGCAGTTTGCTGCTGATTCAATTCAAAAGCAACCATTTAATTACAGAATTTTCAATAGCCACTGGGTCTTGAATCTAACAAGCAGATGCCAGACCCGTAAGGTTTgccagtaaaaataaaaacattgacagATGTGTACATATTAGCATACCTGCCAGGGCCAGCTGTGGGGCTTGGCATCTACTCCATTGACCACACGGGTAGTCAGGGGCTGAATGGGTGGGGTGCCGCACCCAAGGGCTGTGCGAGGAAGATATAAACACGAGTGTGATGGACATGAGACAGGGAGTGTTCATGAGGCAGGAGAacaatgaaattaattttgATTCCCACATCAGGCACAAACTGCATCATTTTTCTTCCCAATAAAGAATTGCACAGTGCTAGCTCCTGGTGTGGTATTatgcaggcaaacacacactcactcaagCAAacttgcaaacacacagagccaaTTACACAAAGAATTAGAGAACGCCAGATGTTCTTACCGCTAGCAATGAGCACTGAGGCCAGCACAATGGGGATCATGTTGATTGATGCTTCTGCTTGGGGACGGCaggacacacactctcttttaAACTTTCTACCACAGGCAACACCCGCACCGAACGCGGCAACACACACTCTTATTGGTCTGTCATGGCCTCCGGGGATGGAGGTCGACCAATGGCAATGAGGGTCAGTGCAACTGGGCGAATGACTAACCATACAGGTGTGCTTTCTGGAACATTTCCCATGACCTTCATGCAGAGCTGCAATGTATGCTCTATTACTTTGCAGAAGATGTGTGCATTCAGGAGGGCTCACATGTATACATGCACAGTATGTGGATGTGTGTACATGCTGGGGAGACATACTAAATAACCTGCACATGATTTTTTACCTCACCTCGCCTTCACTCCTTTCTGTGACAAAGTCTCTAGCATGAAACCTGGAATTAAATGCTTGCATAACAGCATGGGAAGCCAACATCTGGATTACGGGTAGTTGCCTGTTTACTCcgaaatgtaaaataaaaatcaatcttGGACGCATTACTATGATAAATAACTAGGACAATGAGGAACAGATGGTGTCACTGGAGCAGAAAATATCGACAGCTCCACTCAAATCTTTTTGACATCTTACAACGTACACAGTTCTGCAGTGGATTCTGCTGTGCCAGGAATGTGAGACACACTGAATGACCAAACGTATGACCAAACATGTCACT encodes the following:
- the ela3l gene encoding elastase 3 like; translated protein: MIPIVLASVLIASALGCGTPPIQPLTTRVVNGVDAKPHSWPWQISLQYERDGEWRHTCGGSLIAANWVMTAAHCINTQFNYRVFVGKHNLVEEEAGSKAIVPEKIVVHEKWNPIFVAFGNDIALIKLSESVPLTDHVQLGCIPPAETVLSNLYPCYITGWGRLYTGGPIADKLQQALMPVADYATCSQSDWWGIAVRTTMVCAGGDGIVAGCNGDSGGPLSCKNANGAWEVHGIASFVSGLGCNYKKKPTVFTRVSAFNGWIDQVMMNN